A genomic stretch from Acidobacteriota bacterium includes:
- a CDS encoding Fur family transcriptional regulator has translation MDCLREHGIQPSAQRVAVADFVLQTDEHPSAERVLSEVQEGFPMISRATVYNTLHLFVERGLLREVKLLGGSSVVYDPNTDKHHHLIDDETGEIHDIPWEAVDVDRVGELEGYEVREYQVVFKGKRQTSR, from the coding sequence TTGGATTGCCTGCGGGAGCACGGCATCCAGCCGTCGGCCCAGCGGGTCGCGGTGGCGGATTTCGTGCTGCAGACCGACGAGCATCCCTCGGCGGAGCGCGTGTTGTCGGAAGTCCAGGAGGGCTTTCCGATGATCTCCCGCGCCACCGTCTACAACACGCTCCACCTCTTCGTCGAGCGGGGCCTGTTGCGGGAGGTGAAGCTCCTGGGTGGGTCGAGCGTCGTCTACGACCCCAACACCGACAAGCACCATCACCTGATCGACGATGAGACCGGAGAGATCCACGACATCCCTTGGGAGGCCGTGGACGTGGATCGGGTGGGCGAGCTCGAAGGGTACGAGGTGCGGGAATACCAGGTGGTCTTCAAAGGGAAACGCCAAACTAGCCGTTGA
- the katG gene encoding catalase/peroxidase HPI — MSADQAAAVGKCPVMHAPAKGRTNKDWWPDRLDLSILHQGPLQANPMKPGFDYAAEFQKLDYQALKKDLHALMTDSQEWWPADWGHYGPFFIRMAWHSAGTYRTADGRGGGSSGAQRFAPLNSWPDNVNLDKARRLLWPIKKKYGKQISWADLMLLTGNVALESMGLKTFGFGGGREDVYEPLTDIYWGTEEEWLGDKRYSGDRDLQNPLAAVQMGLIYVNPEGPNGKPDPVAAAKDIRETFARMAMNDEETVALIAGGHTFGKCHGAADPNQYVGAEPEGADVFSQGFGWANTFESGKGGHTITSGLEGAWTPHPTQWDNGYFDMLFRYEWELTKSPAGAFQWTPKDVKDEDLVPDAHDPNKKNPPMMATTDLALRMDPIYEKISRHYHENLAELADAFARAWFKLLHRDMGPKVRYLGPEVPGEDLVWQDPVPPVDHELVDAGDIADLKAKILDSGLSTSALVSTAWASASTFRGSDKRGGANGARIRLEPQRSWAVNDPEQLSSVLSKLEEIQAQFNDAQSGGKKVSLADLIVLGGCAAVEKAAKDAGHDIEVPFTAGRTDATEEMTDAESFEPLEPEADGFRNFLKAEYAVPTERLLVDRSQLLGLSAPEMTVLVGGLRVLGANTDGSPHGVFTDRPGALTNDFFVNVLDMGTEWHPTSDSNQVFEGKDRDSGDLKWTATRVDLVFGSHSELRAISEVYGADDAQDTFVQDFVAAWNKVMMADRFELA, encoded by the coding sequence ATGAGCGCTGACCAAGCCGCAGCCGTGGGCAAATGTCCCGTCATGCACGCGCCGGCCAAGGGCCGCACCAACAAAGACTGGTGGCCGGATCGGCTCGATCTGAGCATCCTGCACCAGGGGCCGCTGCAGGCCAACCCCATGAAGCCGGGCTTCGACTACGCCGCGGAGTTCCAGAAGCTCGATTATCAGGCGCTGAAGAAGGATCTCCACGCGCTGATGACCGACTCCCAGGAGTGGTGGCCCGCCGATTGGGGACACTACGGACCGTTCTTCATCCGCATGGCCTGGCATAGCGCCGGCACCTACCGCACCGCCGACGGCCGCGGCGGTGGCTCGTCCGGGGCCCAGCGCTTCGCGCCCCTCAACAGCTGGCCCGACAACGTCAACCTGGACAAGGCCCGGCGCCTGCTCTGGCCGATCAAGAAGAAGTACGGCAAGCAGATTTCCTGGGCCGACCTCATGCTCCTCACCGGCAACGTCGCCCTGGAGTCCATGGGTCTGAAGACCTTCGGATTCGGCGGCGGCCGCGAGGACGTCTACGAGCCGCTGACGGACATCTACTGGGGCACCGAGGAAGAGTGGCTGGGGGACAAGCGCTACTCCGGTGACCGCGATCTGCAGAACCCCCTCGCCGCGGTGCAGATGGGCCTGATCTACGTCAACCCGGAAGGCCCCAACGGCAAGCCCGATCCCGTCGCCGCCGCCAAGGACATCCGCGAGACCTTCGCCCGCATGGCGATGAACGACGAGGAGACCGTGGCCCTCATCGCCGGTGGTCATACCTTCGGCAAGTGCCACGGTGCCGCCGACCCCAACCAATACGTGGGTGCGGAGCCGGAGGGCGCTGATGTCTTCAGCCAGGGCTTCGGTTGGGCCAACACCTTCGAGAGCGGCAAGGGTGGTCACACCATCACCAGCGGCCTGGAGGGAGCCTGGACGCCCCATCCGACCCAGTGGGACAACGGCTACTTCGACATGCTCTTCCGCTACGAGTGGGAGCTCACCAAGAGCCCCGCCGGTGCCTTCCAGTGGACTCCGAAGGACGTCAAGGACGAGGATCTGGTGCCGGACGCCCACGATCCCAACAAGAAGAATCCGCCGATGATGGCGACCACGGATCTGGCCCTGCGCATGGATCCCATCTACGAGAAGATCTCGCGGCACTACCACGAGAATCTGGCCGAGCTGGCGGACGCTTTCGCCCGCGCCTGGTTCAAGCTGCTGCACCGCGACATGGGCCCGAAGGTCCGCTACCTGGGCCCGGAAGTTCCGGGCGAGGACCTGGTCTGGCAGGATCCGGTGCCGCCGGTGGATCACGAGCTGGTGGACGCTGGCGACATCGCTGATCTGAAGGCCAAGATTCTCGACTCCGGGCTGTCCACCTCGGCGCTGGTCTCCACCGCCTGGGCTTCGGCCTCGACCTTCCGTGGCTCCGACAAGCGCGGCGGCGCCAACGGCGCCCGCATCCGCCTCGAGCCGCAGCGCAGCTGGGCGGTGAACGATCCCGAGCAGCTGTCCTCGGTGCTGAGCAAGCTGGAGGAGATCCAGGCTCAGTTCAACGATGCCCAGAGTGGTGGCAAGAAGGTTTCCCTCGCCGACCTCATCGTCCTCGGCGGTTGCGCCGCGGTGGAGAAGGCGGCCAAGGATGCCGGCCACGACATCGAGGTGCCGTTCACCGCCGGCCGCACCGACGCCACCGAGGAGATGACCGACGCCGAGTCCTTCGAGCCCCTGGAGCCGGAGGCGGACGGCTTCCGAAACTTCCTCAAGGCCGAGTATGCGGTGCCGACGGAGCGGCTGCTGGTGGACCGCTCGCAGCTCCTGGGCCTGAGCGCCCCGGAGATGACGGTCCTGGTGGGTGGCCTGCGAGTGCTGGGGGCCAACACCGACGGCTCCCCTCACGGCGTGTTCACGGACCGTCCCGGCGCGTTGACCAACGACTTCTTCGTCAATGTGCTCGACATGGGGACCGAGTGGCACCCGACCTCGGATTCCAACCAGGTCTTCGAGGGCAAGGATCGCGACAGCGGTGACCTCAAGTGGACCGCCACCCGGGTCGACCTGGTCTTCGGGTCGCACTCCGAGCTGCGGGCGATCTCCGAGGTCTACGGCGCCGACGACGCCCAGGACACCTTCGTCCAGGACTTCGTCGCCGCCTGGAACAAGGTGATGATGGCGGACCGCTTCGAGCTCGCCTGA
- a CDS encoding S8 family serine peptidase: MGVSFLWLVVIATVLFAPKAPALDSVRVETRTDEAVEAFRVSGKGVTVVILDRGIDWEHPDFLDDAGATRIKWMLDHSGFNLCNAGNPPPVEYTEAQINSALSGGPSLAMRDAVGHGTATAGTAAGNGRGLMDRRYRGIAPEADLIVVKLTSEGAPAHDGEPAEAFFQGCIDDALDWVDEKIDLLGQPAVAIINSGTQWGPMDGTSAVSRKIDEIFGEDTPGRVMVMPSGDEGSLPNHAGADYDSMGSTVIGISRASTSFSVMSAWYTGSQPAEVTVTFDDGTTVGPVAPGTSTSASGITIINYTPGTEFYPWTSTSGDGALWIGVTGHATTGTFEIRGLNPGTGHVDLYGDVVGPNLTPITSMTDHLVPGRLNDYATTQSAVVAGNHVIRTEWVDIDGIPRSLTGEGDVGELWLKSSDGPTRDGRTHGVDLSAPGQNMFAPVGPNSYWSTFRGNLPLGSGGLYIRFGGTSGSAPLVVGATALLLEVDPTLTANDVRQILRDTAVADADTGAVPNAAWGFGKLDVYEAVRSVAEIFADGFEGGGTGSWSRVVGDVGGGGAPPS; the protein is encoded by the coding sequence GTGGGAGTCTCCTTTCTGTGGCTCGTGGTGATCGCGACCGTGCTCTTCGCGCCGAAGGCGCCGGCCCTCGACAGCGTGCGGGTGGAGACCCGGACGGACGAAGCGGTGGAGGCCTTCCGCGTCAGTGGGAAAGGGGTCACCGTGGTGATTCTCGACCGGGGCATCGATTGGGAGCATCCCGACTTCCTCGACGACGCCGGAGCCACGCGCATCAAATGGATGTTGGATCACAGCGGCTTCAACCTGTGCAACGCCGGCAATCCGCCGCCGGTGGAGTACACCGAGGCGCAGATCAACAGCGCTCTCAGCGGCGGTCCCTCGCTGGCCATGCGGGACGCCGTGGGCCACGGTACCGCCACCGCCGGCACCGCGGCGGGCAACGGCCGAGGCCTGATGGATCGCCGCTATCGGGGCATCGCACCGGAAGCCGACCTGATCGTCGTCAAGCTGACCTCCGAAGGTGCTCCGGCCCACGACGGGGAGCCCGCTGAGGCTTTCTTCCAGGGCTGCATCGACGACGCCCTGGACTGGGTGGACGAGAAGATCGACCTGCTCGGCCAGCCGGCGGTGGCGATCATCAACAGCGGCACCCAGTGGGGCCCCATGGACGGCACCTCGGCGGTGAGCCGGAAGATCGACGAGATCTTCGGCGAGGACACCCCGGGCCGGGTGATGGTGATGCCCTCCGGCGACGAGGGCAGCCTGCCCAATCACGCCGGCGCGGACTACGATTCCATGGGCAGCACCGTCATCGGGATCTCCCGGGCGAGCACGAGCTTCTCGGTGATGAGCGCCTGGTACACCGGCAGCCAGCCGGCGGAGGTCACCGTGACCTTCGACGACGGCACCACCGTCGGCCCGGTGGCCCCAGGCACCAGCACTTCCGCTAGCGGCATCACCATCATCAACTACACCCCGGGCACCGAGTTCTATCCCTGGACGTCCACCAGCGGCGACGGTGCTCTGTGGATCGGGGTGACCGGTCACGCCACCACCGGAACCTTCGAGATTCGCGGCCTGAACCCCGGCACCGGCCACGTCGATCTCTATGGAGACGTCGTCGGCCCCAATCTGACTCCCATCACCTCGATGACCGACCACCTCGTTCCCGGCCGGCTCAACGACTACGCCACGACCCAATCGGCGGTGGTGGCGGGCAACCACGTGATCCGCACCGAATGGGTGGACATCGACGGCATTCCGCGCTCCCTCACCGGCGAGGGGGATGTCGGGGAGCTGTGGCTCAAATCCTCCGACGGGCCGACCCGCGACGGCCGTACCCACGGTGTCGATCTGTCGGCTCCGGGCCAAAATATGTTCGCGCCGGTCGGGCCGAACTCCTATTGGTCGACCTTCCGAGGCAATCTGCCTCTCGGCAGTGGAGGCCTCTACATCCGATTCGGCGGCACCAGCGGCTCCGCACCCCTCGTGGTCGGTGCCACGGCCCTCCTGCTGGAGGTCGATCCCACCCTCACCGCCAACGACGTCCGCCAGATCCTCCGCGACACCGCCGTCGCCGACGCCGACACCGGCGCTGTTCCCAACGCGGCCTGGGGCTTTGGCAAGCTCGATGTCTACGAGGCGGTGCGCAGCGTAGCGGAGATCTTCGCCGACGGCTTCGAAGGCGGCGGCACCGGCAGCTGGTCGCGAGTGGTAGGGGATGTGGGAGGGGGTGGGGCTCCGCCTTCATGA
- a CDS encoding VOC family protein: MASIQSVHPVIMSSDVGKTLDFLSQLGFTVEFRDNLTDTKYAGVTRDSVELHIQWNDLSGIPPMADRPTLRFVVDSVDDMVEELESEGFSGIEPFATPWGTYEFHLQDHDRNGYQFYVDRS, from the coding sequence GTGGCTTCCATCCAGAGCGTGCACCCGGTCATCATGTCGTCCGATGTTGGCAAGACGTTGGATTTCCTGTCGCAACTCGGCTTCACAGTGGAGTTCAGGGACAACCTCACCGACACGAAGTATGCGGGGGTAACCCGTGACTCGGTGGAACTCCATATTCAATGGAACGATCTGTCGGGCATTCCGCCGATGGCAGATCGGCCGACGCTCAGGTTTGTGGTCGATAGTGTCGACGACATGGTCGAGGAGCTGGAGAGCGAGGGATTCTCCGGCATCGAACCCTTCGCCACCCCATGGGGCACCTACGAATTCCACCTGCAGGACCATGATCGGAATGGGTACCAATTCTATGTCGATCGGTCCTGA